TACGACGCTGCCCGTGCTGGGGGTGCCGGTGAAAGGGTCCTCGCTGGACGGGCTGGATTCACTGCTTTCCATCGTGCAGATGCCCGCCGGGGTGCCCGTATCGACGTTCGCCATCGGCCGGGCGGGAGCGGTCAATGCAGGCCTGACCGCTGTGGCGATCCTGGCTCTGTCCGATCCGGGGCTGGCCGAGAAACTGGAAGCCTACCGCGCGGAGCTGCGCGCCGCCGTGGCCGCCTCCGTTCTGCCCGACACCGCCGCGCCGCAGTCATGATGCGCATTCTGCCCCCGGGTTCCGTCATCGGCGTTCTTGGCAGCGGTCAGCTGGGCCGGATGTTCGCGATCGCCGCGCGCCGCATGGGCTACCGCGTCCATACGCTCTCGCCGGACGAGGACACGCCGACGGGCCAGGTGTCCGACGTCGAGA
This DNA window, taken from Bryobacteraceae bacterium, encodes the following:
- the purE gene encoding N5-carboxyaminoimidazole ribonucleotide mutase, yielding MQSSQQPLVGVVMGSRSDWDTMQHACAILEQFGVPYEKRVTSAHRTPDLMAEYGRTARSRGIRVIIAGAGGAAHLPGMMAAHTTLPVLGVPVKGSSLDGLDSLLSIVQMPAGVPVSTFAIGRAGAVNAGLTAVAILALSDPGLAEKLEAYRAELRAAVAASVLPDTAAPQS